The following coding sequences lie in one Eubacterium ventriosum genomic window:
- the glgA gene encoding glycogen synthase GlgA, translating to MKKILFAASECVPFIKTGGLADVVGSLPKSFDKEEYDVRVIIPKYMCIDQKWKDQMTYIDHFYMDLCWRKQYVGIMELEYEGVKIYFIDNEYYFGGEKPYSDARYDLEKFAFFSRAVLSALPVIDFRPDVIHCHDWHTGLIPVYLKDSFASGEFYQGIKTIMTIHNLKFQGVWDIDTIKDIAGLSDYYFTSDKLKDYDNGNYLKGGIVYADMVTTVSDTYAEEIKTPFFGEGLDGLLRARSNCLRGIVNGIDYDEYNPATDKYIDKNFSKANFRKEKVKNKTALQKELGLEVNPKKMMIGIVSRLTDQKGFDLISCVMDEMCQDAVQFVILGTGEERYENMFRHFDWKYGKSVSANIYYSEERSHKVYAACDAFLMPSLFEPCGLSQLMSLRYGTLPIVRETGGLKDTVEPYNEYENTGTGFSFCNYNAHEMMGTVRYAEHVYYDKKRDWNKMVERAMSVDFSWKTSAKKYQQLYDDLIG from the coding sequence ATGAAAAAAATATTATTTGCAGCGTCAGAATGCGTACCTTTTATTAAGACAGGGGGGTTGGCAGACGTAGTTGGTTCATTGCCTAAGAGTTTTGACAAAGAAGAATATGATGTACGTGTTATTATTCCTAAATATATGTGCATTGACCAGAAATGGAAAGACCAGATGACATACATTGACCATTTTTATATGGACTTATGTTGGAGAAAACAGTATGTTGGAATTATGGAACTTGAATACGAAGGAGTAAAGATTTATTTTATTGATAATGAATATTACTTCGGCGGAGAAAAGCCATACAGTGATGCAAGATATGACTTAGAGAAGTTTGCATTCTTTTCAAGAGCAGTCCTTTCAGCTTTGCCAGTTATAGATTTCAGACCGGACGTAATACATTGCCATGACTGGCATACAGGTTTAATTCCTGTATACTTAAAAGACAGTTTCGCAAGCGGAGAGTTCTATCAGGGAATTAAGACTATAATGACTATTCACAATCTTAAATTCCAGGGAGTATGGGACATTGACACTATCAAGGATATTGCAGGATTGTCAGATTACTATTTTACATCTGATAAGCTTAAAGATTATGACAATGGTAACTACTTAAAGGGTGGTATAGTTTACGCTGATATGGTAACTACAGTTAGTGATACATACGCAGAAGAGATTAAGACACCATTCTTTGGAGAAGGATTAGACGGATTACTTAGAGCAAGATCTAATTGCCTGAGAGGTATTGTTAACGGTATTGATTACGATGAATACAATCCGGCTACAGACAAGTACATTGACAAGAATTTCTCAAAGGCTAATTTCAGAAAAGAAAAGGTTAAAAACAAAACAGCACTTCAGAAAGAATTAGGATTGGAAGTTAATCCAAAGAAGATGATGATTGGTATTGTAAGCCGACTTACAGACCAGAAGGGATTTGACCTTATCTCATGTGTAATGGATGAAATGTGTCAGGATGCAGTTCAGTTTGTTATATTAGGAACAGGTGAAGAACGTTATGAAAATATGTTCAGACACTTTGACTGGAAATATGGCAAGAGCGTATCAGCTAACATTTACTATTCAGAAGAACGTTCACACAAAGTATACGCAGCCTGTGATGCATTCTTAATGCCATCATTATTTGAACCATGTGGCTTAAGCCAGCTTATGAGTTTAAGATATGGTACATTACCTATAGTAAGAGAGACAGGTGGATTAAAGGATACAGTAGAACCATATAACGAATATGAGAACACAGGAACAGGTTTCTCATTCTGCAATTACAATGCTCACGAAATGATGGGTACAGTAAGATACGCTGAACACGTATATTATGACAAGAAACGTGATTGGAATAAGATGGTTGAAAGAGCAATGTCAGTTGACTTCTCATGGAAAACATCAGCAAAGAAATATCAGCAGTTATATGATGATTTAATTGGATAA
- the spo0A gene encoding sporulation transcription factor Spo0A has product MNKISVAVVDDNEKIVETICNELERDEEINIVGKAKNGEEAFDIIKKTNPDVVVLDLIMPKMDGLSLMNKIHKDGSIIKLPFFIITSAISNETVIQDAFGYGAGYYMLKPFETEMIVERVKTAKSYNKRLPDNKKFVAAYEDKKKFMDRNIESDVTNIIHDVGVPAHIKGYQYLREAIIMSVNDPEMLNSITKILYPTIAKTFQTTSSRVERAIRHAIEVAWNRGKMDTIDELFGYTINAEKGKPTNSEFIALIADKIRLEYKCR; this is encoded by the coding sequence ATGAATAAAATTAGTGTGGCAGTGGTAGATGATAATGAGAAGATAGTAGAGACTATTTGTAATGAATTAGAGAGGGACGAGGAAATTAACATAGTCGGAAAAGCAAAAAATGGCGAGGAGGCTTTTGATATAATAAAGAAAACCAATCCTGATGTTGTGGTCTTGGATTTGATAATGCCAAAGATGGACGGATTATCATTAATGAACAAGATACATAAGGACGGTTCAATTATAAAGCTTCCTTTTTTTATAATTACATCAGCAATAAGCAATGAAACAGTAATTCAGGATGCTTTCGGTTATGGGGCAGGTTATTATATGCTTAAACCTTTTGAAACAGAAATGATAGTTGAAAGGGTAAAAACAGCAAAAAGTTATAACAAACGTTTGCCTGATAACAAGAAGTTTGTTGCAGCCTACGAGGACAAGAAGAAATTTATGGACAGAAACATTGAAAGTGATGTAACAAACATAATCCACGACGTAGGTGTGCCGGCTCATATTAAAGGTTACCAGTATTTAAGAGAAGCAATTATTATGTCGGTCAATGATCCTGAAATGCTTAATTCCATTACAAAGATTTTGTATCCTACAATTGCAAAAACATTCCAGACAACATCAAGCAGGGTAGAGCGTGCAATAAGACATGCAATTGAGGTGGCATGGAACAGAGGAAAAATGGACACAATAGACGAATTGTTCGGTTATACAATAAATGCAGAGAAAGGAAAGCCTACAAATTCAGAATTTATTGCATTAATTGCAGATAAAATCAGATTAGAATACAAATGCAGATAA
- a CDS encoding FHA domain-containing protein, producing MARSNADLAHEIEELIKKYNKKPEKKIKKRDIIELFQQCEVIVAAKVDYSDCQIMGEFIENASLKPDVVKDGKRTRLMPVFTTFEQIPVEYMDNFSLIRMSASAAYTYMNDCEELNGLVINPFTEANLELRKKRMTNPNSDATRNFGNTIQSKRAEKPVVNQGEALIIYNNQKFVINKSPFVIGRENADITIPETYISKIHVIISYKDGKYRIADYDSTNGTKVNGTKLRPKVYYEIRDGYEIELSEKEKMIVYIN from the coding sequence ATGGCAAGAAGTAATGCAGATTTAGCACATGAAATAGAAGAATTAATAAAGAAATACAATAAGAAACCTGAGAAAAAGATTAAAAAAAGAGATATTATAGAACTTTTCCAGCAATGTGAAGTAATTGTTGCTGCAAAAGTTGATTACAGTGACTGTCAGATTATGGGTGAATTTATTGAAAATGCATCTCTTAAACCTGATGTTGTAAAAGATGGCAAAAGAACAAGATTAATGCCTGTTTTTACAACATTTGAACAGATACCTGTAGAATATATGGATAATTTTTCACTTATAAGAATGTCTGCTTCAGCAGCATACACTTATATGAACGATTGTGAAGAACTTAACGGATTAGTAATTAATCCTTTTACAGAGGCTAATTTGGAACTTCGCAAGAAGAGAATGACAAATCCTAATTCTGATGCAACAAGAAATTTTGGCAACACAATTCAGTCTAAAAGAGCAGAAAAACCTGTTGTAAATCAGGGAGAAGCCTTAATCATATACAATAATCAGAAGTTTGTAATAAACAAAAGTCCTTTTGTAATCGGACGTGAAAATGCGGATATTACAATACCTGAGACTTATATTTCAAAGATTCACGTAATTATTTCATATAAGGATGGTAAATACAGAATCGCAGATTACGATTCAACCAATGGAACAAAAGTTAACGGAACAAAATTAAGACCAAAAGTTTATTATGAAATCCGTGACGGATATGAAATAGAATTGTCAGAAAAAGAAAAAATGATTGTTTACATAAATTAA